In the genome of Deinococcus yavapaiensis KR-236, one region contains:
- a CDS encoding [LysW]-aminoadipate kinase produces the protein MIVVKVGGSEGIDLDAVCADIAHLWSAGTRMVLVHGGSAETNRVAEALGHPPKFVTSPSGFTSRFTDRATLEIFEMVYCGKVNKGIVERLQRLGVNAVGLSGLDGRIFEGKHKDSVRSVEDGKVKVLRGDHTGTVEKVNTHLVELLLDGGYLPVLTPPGASFDGVAVNVDGDRAAAALAAAMHAEALLLLSNVPGLLRAFPDESSLIERIDASDVEAYLEFAQGRMKKKVLGAAEAVQGGVGRVIFGDARVEGPVSAALAGRGTVVS, from the coding sequence ATGATCGTGGTGAAGGTGGGCGGATCGGAAGGCATCGACCTCGACGCGGTGTGCGCGGACATCGCGCACCTTTGGAGCGCGGGCACACGAATGGTGCTCGTGCACGGCGGCAGCGCCGAGACGAACCGCGTGGCGGAGGCGCTCGGTCACCCGCCGAAGTTCGTCACGAGCCCGAGCGGCTTCACGAGTCGCTTCACGGACCGCGCGACGTTGGAGATCTTCGAGATGGTGTACTGCGGCAAGGTCAACAAAGGCATCGTGGAGAGGTTGCAGCGCCTCGGCGTGAACGCCGTGGGTTTGTCGGGCCTCGACGGCCGCATCTTCGAGGGCAAGCACAAGGACTCCGTGCGCTCCGTGGAGGACGGCAAGGTGAAGGTGCTGCGCGGCGACCATACCGGAACGGTGGAGAAGGTGAACACGCACCTCGTCGAGCTTTTGCTCGACGGCGGCTACCTTCCGGTGTTGACGCCGCCGGGCGCGAGCTTCGACGGAGTGGCGGTGAACGTCGACGGGGACCGCGCGGCGGCGGCGCTCGCAGCGGCCATGCACGCCGAGGCGCTCTTGCTGCTGTCCAACGTGCCGGGCCTCCTGCGCGCCTTTCCCGACGAGTCGAGCCTCATCGAGCGCATCGACGCGAGCGACGTGGAAGCGTACCTGGAGTTCGCGCAAGGCCGCATGAAGAAGAAGGTGCTGGGCGCGGCGGAAGCGGTGCAGGGAGGCGTGGGGCGCGTCATCTTCGGAGACGCGCGCGTCGAAGGCCCCGTCTCGGCGGCCCTCGCCGGACGCGGCACCGTCGTGTCGTGA